A region from the Desulfomarina profundi genome encodes:
- a CDS encoding TAXI family TRAP transporter solute-binding subunit, which translates to MKKSRKNLVPVLFVFFSILQINPVDTAARQKLVTIGTGSIAGVYYPCGVAIGTLANLQRKEHGLRFAVEATSGSRFNLKTVAEGELDFGFVQSDVQFQATKGTGSFERQGPVKSLRSVFSLSPEFLFLVTRVDASIKTIDDLPGKRVNIGNRGSGQAETFKKIMKIMGWNTKTFSEILRLKSNEQSRALCDDKVDAIIFTAADSSKSILDATKQCDTVFSTISGEKITTLLSRYPYYKKMTIPGKKYRGVPHDIQTIGVMTTLVTDADVPENIVYELVRAVFENFDTFKQKHPALTTLNKADMVKVGLYAPLHKGALKYFKEAGLL; encoded by the coding sequence ATGAAAAAATCAAGAAAAAACCTTGTGCCTGTACTGTTTGTCTTTTTTTCCATATTACAGATAAACCCGGTTGACACAGCTGCCCGACAGAAACTCGTCACAATTGGAACCGGCAGCATTGCCGGAGTCTACTACCCCTGTGGAGTCGCCATTGGAACCCTTGCCAATCTGCAGAGAAAAGAGCACGGTCTCAGATTTGCGGTAGAAGCAACATCGGGGTCCAGATTTAATCTGAAGACAGTGGCAGAGGGGGAACTGGATTTTGGATTTGTTCAATCTGATGTGCAATTTCAGGCGACAAAGGGAACCGGCTCATTTGAGCGGCAGGGGCCAGTAAAATCTTTACGTTCAGTGTTCTCGTTGTCCCCTGAATTTCTTTTCCTGGTAACCAGGGTCGATGCCTCCATCAAAACCATCGACGATCTTCCCGGCAAACGTGTCAATATAGGCAACAGAGGTTCAGGCCAGGCAGAGACTTTTAAAAAAATTATGAAAATCATGGGATGGAATACAAAAACCTTTTCTGAAATACTGCGGTTAAAATCGAATGAGCAATCCCGTGCTCTCTGTGACGATAAAGTCGACGCCATCATATTCACAGCTGCAGATTCCAGCAAATCCATTCTAGACGCAACAAAACAATGCGATACAGTATTCAGCACAATAAGTGGTGAGAAAATCACTACTTTGCTGAGCAGATACCCGTACTATAAAAAAATGACAATCCCCGGGAAAAAGTACAGAGGGGTTCCACATGATATCCAGACAATCGGGGTAATGACAACTCTTGTCACCGATGCCGATGTTCCTGAGAATATTGTTTATGAACTCGTCAGGGCCGTTTTCGAGAACTTTGACACATTCAAACAGAAACACCCGGCGCTTACTACCTTAAATAAAGCAGACATGGTCAAAGTCGGTTTATATGCACCTCTGCATAAAGGAGCTCTCAAGTATTTCAAAGAGGCTGGTCTGCTGTAG
- a CDS encoding response regulator: MKDETILVIDDDRDLRESIVEILEDNGLTATGCGSAEEAIEKIKISVPSLVIVDNMMPGMGGLALMPLLKNDYPWLKIIMITAFSTVDNAVAAMKGGADDYLSKPFKRNELLVAVRQNLEELRFEKQLSEHDMDSTLVCLSNGIRRQILAILAKNRKMRFMDITRNLEISDHTKVNFHLKNLKANSFVTQDSEKNYMLTSQGKKIIDRLHLFLQNLSK, encoded by the coding sequence GTGAAAGATGAAACCATTTTGGTCATTGATGACGACAGGGATCTGCGCGAATCGATAGTTGAAATTCTTGAAGACAACGGACTGACGGCCACAGGTTGTGGATCGGCGGAAGAGGCAATTGAAAAAATAAAAATCAGTGTTCCAAGTCTTGTCATCGTGGACAATATGATGCCGGGAATGGGTGGACTGGCCCTGATGCCGCTTTTGAAAAATGACTATCCCTGGTTGAAAATTATCATGATTACAGCCTTTTCAACAGTTGACAATGCTGTTGCCGCCATGAAGGGAGGCGCTGATGATTATCTGTCAAAACCGTTTAAACGGAATGAACTGCTTGTTGCCGTAAGGCAAAACCTGGAGGAGCTGAGGTTTGAGAAACAACTCTCTGAACATGACATGGACTCCACCCTGGTCTGTCTGTCAAACGGAATAAGGAGACAGATCCTGGCAATACTGGCAAAAAACCGGAAAATGCGGTTTATGGATATAACCAGGAACTTGGAAATCAGTGACCATACCAAGGTCAATTTTCATCTGAAAAACCTCAAGGCAAACAGCTTTGTCACCCAGGACAGCGAAAAGAACTATATGCTGACATCCCAGGGAAAAAAAATAATCGACCGCCTCCATCTCTTCCTGCAAAATCTTTCCAAATAA
- a CDS encoding sensor histidine kinase — protein sequence MVWDFILYLLYGLAFFTLGVAILSREIRLSELGIARIIWLLALFGITHGFHEWLEFLEHLSPTIKTPAFSLFRLGVVSVSFMLLLYFGLFINIITYYGDQALKTTPRSVKAIIGFSALTLILLTTYLDMGTGRATVTRIFVAFPGGLLSGIGLMLYSRTARTFSKKVAVNFILAGIFMICYAILTGLIPSQVVVPFFHIKVIFFRSVSAFLIMFFTIRALSVFSLEQHELINERLLRFSQSEKLTSMGILAAGIAHEINNPLANVSLNVEMLKDLTGDDERIARKLKAIERNSARAAKIAQELLHFSREKETGLEPVDINQVITSSCNLLQTHGQGPEINLNLQDVPEIDGIFWKLEEVFINLLMNSIDACVNEDSIEIESFVQNNTVTVILTDTGHGIHEKDLFKVFDPFYTTKPVGRGTGLGLSVCYNIIKQHGGEISLVSSEYGGTVVTVSFPVADGKTMGEQAGER from the coding sequence TAACCCATGGTTTTCACGAGTGGCTTGAGTTTCTTGAACATCTCTCCCCGACAATAAAAACTCCCGCTTTTTCCCTTTTCAGACTCGGTGTTGTCAGCGTTTCCTTTATGCTGCTCCTCTATTTCGGACTCTTTATCAATATTATCACTTATTACGGGGACCAAGCCCTGAAAACCACGCCGCGAAGTGTCAAAGCTATCATCGGTTTTTCTGCTCTTACCCTTATCCTTCTGACAACCTACCTGGATATGGGGACGGGCAGGGCAACAGTAACCCGTATCTTCGTGGCCTTTCCCGGTGGCCTGCTCTCGGGAATCGGCCTGATGCTCTATTCACGTACCGCCAGGACATTTTCCAAAAAAGTGGCAGTCAATTTCATACTGGCAGGCATTTTCATGATCTGCTATGCCATACTGACCGGTCTTATCCCCTCCCAGGTCGTTGTTCCCTTTTTTCATATCAAGGTAATCTTTTTCAGGAGTGTTTCAGCTTTTCTCATCATGTTCTTTACCATAAGAGCTCTCTCGGTTTTCAGCCTCGAACAGCATGAGCTGATTAATGAGCGACTGTTACGCTTTTCCCAGTCGGAAAAACTGACTTCCATGGGTATTCTAGCAGCAGGCATTGCCCATGAAATTAACAATCCCCTTGCCAATGTCTCCCTCAATGTGGAAATGCTCAAAGACCTGACCGGTGACGATGAGCGCATAGCCAGAAAACTGAAAGCCATTGAACGCAATAGTGCGCGGGCCGCAAAAATCGCACAGGAACTGCTCCATTTCTCACGGGAAAAAGAAACCGGCCTGGAACCTGTTGATATCAATCAGGTCATTACCAGCTCCTGTAATCTGCTCCAGACCCATGGCCAGGGGCCTGAAATCAACCTGAATCTTCAGGATGTTCCGGAGATCGATGGTATTTTCTGGAAACTGGAAGAGGTCTTCATCAACCTGCTGATGAACAGTATTGATGCCTGCGTGAATGAAGATTCCATTGAGATAGAATCTTTTGTCCAGAACAATACAGTAACCGTAATACTCACTGACACCGGCCACGGTATCCACGAAAAAGATCTTTTCAAGGTCTTTGACCCGTTTTATACAACCAAACCGGTCGGCAGGGGAACAGGCCTCGGCCTGTCGGTGTGTTATAATATAATCAAACAGCATGGCGGGGAAATATCTCTTGTTTCAAGTGAATACGGTGGAACTGTTGTAACCGTTTCCTTTCCGGTGGCAGACGGAAAAACCATGGGAGAACAGGCTGGTGAAAGATGA